In the Campylobacteraceae bacterium genome, one interval contains:
- a CDS encoding bifunctional oligoribonuclease/PAP phosphatase NrnA, producing MKKDFILNNKLDSSFFAEALSLISKARYIVIVSHINPDADTISSALALSSYFSENKINHKVFNVRTADIPSRLDFLHRFDKIVQELPKTFDLMISVDCGARSRLGIPIPKDIPLINFDHHKSNDGFGTVNLVDENKSSTAEVVYDFFKFNGLYITKNTASALYVGIYEDSLAFTSSRCDEGTYEKINFLVKCGADPSLIASLLIRRDSLAKYRILPKIFDSLELHEEGEVASIYALPLWFKQTGAVYHETEVALDMIFSMSIVKIAVYFRIVNEKVRVSLRSKDNIDVSKIAAIFGGGGHFNAAGCAIDTLDIYKAKELVLKEISEK from the coding sequence TTGAAAAAAGATTTTATACTGAACAATAAACTTGATAGTTCGTTTTTTGCAGAAGCACTTTCTTTGATTTCAAAAGCACGATATATAGTTATTGTAAGTCATATTAATCCAGACGCTGATACTATTTCATCTGCTTTAGCTTTATCTTCTTATTTTAGTGAAAATAAAATCAATCATAAAGTATTTAATGTACGAACAGCAGATATTCCTTCAAGGCTTGATTTTTTGCATCGTTTTGATAAAATTGTTCAAGAATTACCAAAAACCTTTGATTTGATGATTTCTGTGGATTGTGGGGCAAGATCACGTTTGGGAATACCAATACCTAAGGATATTCCTTTAATTAATTTTGACCATCATAAATCCAATGATGGTTTTGGAACAGTAAATTTAGTAGATGAGAATAAATCTTCTACAGCAGAAGTGGTATATGACTTTTTTAAATTTAATGGTTTATATATTACAAAAAATACGGCAAGTGCATTGTATGTAGGTATTTATGAAGATTCATTGGCATTTACTTCTTCTAGGTGTGATGAAGGTACTTATGAAAAAATTAACTTTTTAGTTAAATGTGGGGCAGATCCCTCATTAATTGCTTCTTTATTAATAAGACGAGATTCTTTGGCAAAATATAGAATTTTGCCAAAAATATTTGATTCTTTGGAATTACATGAAGAAGGAGAAGTCGCTAGTATTTACGCTTTACCTTTATGGTTTAAACAAACGGGTGCTGTATATCATGAAACAGAAGTAGCACTTGATATGATTTTTTCTATGAGTATAGTTAAAATTGCAGTATATTTTAGAATAGTAAATGAAAAAGTTAGAGTTTCTCTTCGTTCAAAAGATAATATTGATGTTTCTAAAATAGCAGCAATATTTGGTGGTGGTGGCCATTTTAATGCAGCAGGTTGTGCAATAGATACACTTGATATATATAAAGCAAAAGAATTAGTATTAAAGGAAATAAGTGAGAAATAA
- a CDS encoding homoserine kinase, which translates to MRITVPATSANLGPGFDTLGLAIKLKNQVIIKPAKFHSVSLKGEGSKNPMLKDNNMFVSIFNDFYFNLTQRRKHFRFEFENQIPLSRGLGSSSAVIVSAIASAYAIEGLELSKDKLLNMALSYEAHPDNITPAVMGGFCVATVKDNEVQYIKKDLPKNLSAVIVVPSRPMSTNLSRKALPYKYSKEDATFNISHSSLLTAAFMSENWDMLRTASLDTFHQQYRMKLMPELFEVQKVALKTGALMSTLSGSGSTLFSITHAGDAKRIETALRKKFPHFKVFISGFDNTGLAIEN; encoded by the coding sequence TTGAGAATAACGGTACCAGCAACATCTGCAAACTTAGGCCCTGGCTTTGATACTTTAGGTTTAGCAATTAAGTTAAAAAACCAAGTTATCATAAAACCAGCTAAGTTTCATTCTGTTTCACTAAAAGGTGAGGGTTCAAAAAACCCAATGTTAAAAGACAATAATATGTTTGTTTCCATTTTTAATGATTTTTATTTTAATTTGACACAAAGAAGAAAACATTTTAGATTTGAATTTGAAAACCAAATTCCACTATCTCGTGGACTTGGGTCTTCCTCTGCTGTAATTGTTTCTGCAATTGCTTCTGCTTATGCTATTGAAGGACTTGAATTAAGTAAAGACAAACTTTTGAATATGGCTCTTTCTTATGAAGCACATCCTGATAATATTACACCAGCCGTTATGGGTGGTTTTTGTGTAGCAACAGTAAAAGACAATGAAGTTCAATACATTAAAAAAGATTTACCAAAAAATTTATCTGCTGTAATTGTTGTTCCTTCAAGACCAATGTCTACAAATCTTTCAAGAAAAGCCCTTCCTTATAAATATTCAAAAGAAGATGCAACCTTTAATATTTCACATTCGTCTTTATTAACGGCTGCTTTTATGAGTGAAAATTGGGATATGTTAAGAACAGCATCTTTAGATACTTTTCATCAACAATACAGAATGAAATTAATGCCCGAACTTTTTGAAGTACAAAAAGTTGCATTAAAAACAGGTGCTTTAATGTCAACGCTTTCTGGTTCTGGATCTACTTTATTTTCAATTACTCATGCAGGTGATGCGAAAAGAATAGAAACGGCTTTAAGAAAGAAATTTCCACATTTTAAAGTGTTTATTTCTGGTTTTGACAATACTGGTTTAGCTATAGAAAACTAA
- a CDS encoding UDP-3-O-acyl-N-acetylglucosamine deacetylase, with amino-acid sequence MRQRTIGRKVEIVGIGLHKGVAVKMILEPLDADMGIVFYRSDKGVSIPLKVENVVDTKMATVIGKEGVVISTIEHLLSAIYAYGIDNLRIIVDNDEMPALDGSSSGYCMLLDEAGIKELDVSKKVIKIKKEVEVTTPEGKRVCLKPSSHIIYDFSIDFEHPVIGKQAYRLDYSLEEYKENISRARTFGFLHDLQSLQAVGLAQGVSLDNVIAIDDNKVINPEGLRYHDEFVRHKILDAIGDMSLLEYTIIGEYTAHAGSHHLNHLLTKKLLADKSAYEIIDLELAQEESRVFELAYATSNNKE; translated from the coding sequence ATGAGACAAAGAACAATAGGGCGAAAAGTAGAAATAGTAGGAATTGGTTTACACAAAGGTGTTGCCGTAAAAATGATTCTAGAACCATTAGATGCAGATATGGGAATTGTATTTTATCGCAGCGATAAAGGTGTTTCTATTCCTTTAAAAGTAGAAAATGTTGTGGATACAAAAATGGCAACGGTTATCGGAAAAGAAGGTGTTGTAATTTCCACCATTGAACACTTATTATCAGCAATTTATGCTTATGGAATTGATAATTTAAGAATTATTGTAGATAATGATGAAATGCCTGCACTTGATGGAAGCTCTTCTGGGTACTGTATGTTATTAGATGAAGCAGGTATTAAAGAACTGGATGTTTCAAAAAAAGTAATTAAGATAAAAAAAGAAGTAGAAGTTACAACACCTGAAGGTAAAAGAGTATGTTTAAAACCTTCTTCTCATATTATTTATGATTTTTCTATTGATTTTGAACATCCTGTTATTGGAAAACAAGCCTACAGATTGGATTATTCGCTTGAAGAATATAAAGAGAATATTTCAAGAGCAAGAACTTTTGGTTTTTTACATGATTTACAATCCCTTCAAGCAGTAGGTCTTGCCCAAGGTGTTTCTTTGGATAATGTGATAGCTATTGATGATAATAAAGTAATTAATCCAGAAGGTCTAAGATACCACGATGAATTTGTAAGACATAAAATCTTGGATGCTATTGGGGACATGAGTTTATTAGAATATACAATTATTGGTGAATATACTGCACATGCAGGATCTCATCACTTAAATCATTTATTAACCAAAAAACTTTTAGCAGATAAAAGTGCTTATGAAATAATTGATTTAGAACTTGCGCAAGAAGAAAGCCGTGTTTTTGAACTTGCTTATGCAACATCTAATAATAAAGAGTAG
- a CDS encoding dihydroneopterin aldolase, with protein MKIQIKELSFNCIIGILPIERIKEQKVIINASFIYTYQKDSFIDYSLVANDIKNIMINKKFELLEDALLFIKNDLETSYKMKKLRLKITKPDILPDCFVSVSL; from the coding sequence ATGAAAATACAAATCAAAGAACTAAGCTTCAACTGCATCATAGGAATACTTCCAATAGAAAGAATAAAAGAACAAAAAGTAATCATCAACGCATCCTTTATTTATACTTATCAAAAAGATTCTTTCATTGATTATTCCCTCGTTGCTAATGATATAAAAAACATCATGATAAATAAAAAATTTGAATTACTTGAAGATGCCCTACTTTTCATCAAAAATGATTTAGAGACATCTTACAAGATGAAAAAACTCAGATTAAAAATCACAAAACCGGATATTCTTCCTGATTGTTTTGTATCAGTTTCATTATAA
- the nadA gene encoding quinolinate synthase NadA, with translation MNLKQKVLALKEELDVTIVAHFYQRDEVFDIGDITGDSLELAKKAVETDAHNIVFCGVGFMGESVKVLAPHKRVIMPKVACCAMARMIDELYYDESIETLRKAGIKKEDILPITYINSSAAVKARVGEMGGLVCTSSNAYKIIEKGLKSGKKILFLPDRCLGQNFAKQMNLKSAVIGEDENLQDADVICYNGFCSVHQLFSVDDIEFYREKYPGILIAVHPECDPSICDLADFVGSTSQLIKYIKELPIEQKVAVGTEYNMVSRLRTKNTYILSSTKPECPTMNETTLEEVYKVLLDIKNDTVKKENEVFVDKDVIKWARVALERMFEV, from the coding sequence TTGAATTTAAAACAAAAAGTATTGGCTTTAAAAGAAGAATTAGATGTAACTATTGTTGCTCACTTTTATCAAAGAGATGAAGTCTTTGATATTGGTGATATAACAGGTGATTCTTTAGAACTTGCAAAAAAAGCAGTAGAAACAGATGCTCACAATATTGTATTTTGTGGGGTTGGTTTTATGGGTGAGAGTGTAAAAGTATTAGCACCTCATAAAAGAGTAATCATGCCAAAAGTTGCCTGTTGTGCAATGGCTAGAATGATTGATGAGTTGTATTATGATGAAAGTATAGAAACACTTAGAAAAGCTGGAATAAAAAAAGAAGATATTTTGCCTATTACGTATATTAACTCAAGTGCAGCTGTAAAAGCACGTGTGGGTGAAATGGGTGGATTGGTATGTACTTCTTCTAATGCTTATAAAATAATAGAAAAAGGTCTGAAATCGGGAAAAAAGATTCTTTTTTTACCTGATCGCTGTTTGGGGCAAAACTTTGCCAAACAAATGAATCTAAAATCAGCAGTAATTGGCGAAGATGAAAATTTACAAGATGCTGATGTTATTTGTTACAATGGTTTTTGTTCGGTTCATCAATTGTTTTCAGTAGATGATATTGAGTTTTATAGAGAAAAATATCCTGGTATCTTAATAGCAGTCCATCCTGAATGTGATCCCTCAATTTGTGATTTGGCTGATTTTGTAGGTTCCACTTCACAGTTAATTAAATATATTAAAGAATTACCAATTGAGCAAAAAGTAGCAGTGGGTACTGAATACAATATGGTTTCACGTTTACGAACTAAAAATACCTATATTTTAAGCTCAACTAAACCTGAGTGTCCAACAATGAATGAAACAACACTTGAAGAAGTATATAAAGTATTGCTTGATATTAAAAACGATACGGTTAAAAAAGAAAATGAAGTTTTTGTAGATAAAGACGTAATAAAATGGGCAAGAGTAGCATTAGAAAGGATGTTTGAAGTATGA
- a CDS encoding carboxylating nicotinate-nucleotide diphosphorylase produces the protein MIHIKKFVKNAIIEDNGRGDLFFDIAPKGRFKARAIAKADGILAGVKYAKVLARTERFDCKFLKHDGDVLKKGDIIAELEGKASVLLSSERTFLNLLQHASGIATMANSYVKKIEDLDVVMLDTRKTRPQLREFEKYATRVGGAINHRLGLDDCLMIKDTHLRTIDNLEEFIKKARKRISWVTKIEIECETFAQVETAMHAGADIIMCDNMKPQEIKEVIKYRDENHSHILIEASGNISLETVREYALSGVDALSSGSMIHQATWLDFSMKFD, from the coding sequence ATGATTCACATAAAAAAATTCGTTAAAAACGCAATTATAGAAGACAATGGGCGAGGTGATTTATTCTTTGATATTGCCCCAAAAGGACGTTTTAAAGCAAGAGCAATAGCAAAAGCAGATGGAATTTTGGCGGGTGTTAAGTATGCAAAAGTATTAGCAAGAACAGAAAGATTTGACTGTAAGTTTTTAAAACACGATGGGGATGTTCTCAAAAAAGGGGATATCATTGCTGAGTTAGAAGGTAAAGCTTCTGTTTTACTTTCAAGCGAACGTACTTTTTTAAATCTTTTACAACATGCAAGTGGCATTGCTACTATGGCAAATTCTTATGTTAAAAAAATAGAAGATTTAGACGTAGTTATGTTAGATACTAGAAAAACAAGACCACAATTAAGAGAATTTGAAAAATATGCAACTAGAGTGGGTGGAGCTATTAATCACCGCTTAGGATTAGATGATTGTTTAATGATTAAAGATACTCACTTAAGAACTATTGATAATTTAGAAGAATTTATAAAAAAAGCGCGTAAACGAATTTCTTGGGTTACTAAAATAGAAATTGAATGTGAGACCTTTGCACAAGTAGAAACAGCTATGCATGCAGGAGCTGATATTATAATGTGTGATAATATGAAACCCCAAGAAATCAAAGAAGTTATAAAATACAGAGATGAAAATCATTCTCATATATTAATTGAAGCTTCTGGAAACATTTCTTTGGAGACTGTTAGAGAGTATGCTTTATCTGGGGTTGATGCTTTGAGTTCGGGTTCAATGATTCATCAAGCAACGTGGTTAGACTTCTCAATGAAATTCGACTAA
- a CDS encoding M23 family metallopeptidase codes for MRNNKSGFGKVVFYLITIAAVCAGVFIYISPTFEKKVPTITFKDGIYWNLKDSLDLQLKDESGIKFYKVTYKDKDNEIVLFNKVLQNPEKILNLKIAPPALDMFFKGKVVKILVEAIDDSKWNFLEGNKSIKEFTVNIDKKRPQVNIISNSYAIRRGGSAIVIAQVNDENLKDAYISFSNQKRFELIPFYKEGYYIALIAWPVDVKEFTKVTLVASDKANNLVKTKIPLYIRKLKMKDSKINISSSFIKNVTVNVLETSSYNVPSSLEEIFVEGNNILRASNVKSIEDVSRKYMNKEMISKIELKAFKRLKNSATAAGFANRRHYYLDGQKIDEAWHLGMDWASYKRAPIKISNPGRVIFNDYLGIYGNTVIIDHILGLQTLYAHTSATNVNVGDYIQAGEQIANTGTTGAVLGDHLHFGVLVQGIEVNPLEWMDKTWMKSRIFDVIDEAKKVINNK; via the coding sequence GTGAGAAATAATAAAAGTGGATTTGGAAAAGTTGTATTTTATTTAATAACAATAGCAGCAGTATGTGCAGGTGTATTTATTTATATTTCTCCTACTTTTGAAAAAAAAGTACCTACAATTACTTTTAAAGATGGAATTTATTGGAATTTAAAAGACTCTTTAGATTTACAATTAAAAGATGAAAGTGGTATTAAATTTTATAAAGTTACTTATAAAGACAAAGACAATGAAATTGTACTTTTTAATAAAGTATTGCAAAATCCTGAAAAAATATTAAATCTAAAAATCGCACCTCCTGCTTTAGATATGTTTTTTAAAGGAAAAGTTGTAAAAATTTTAGTTGAAGCCATTGATGATTCTAAATGGAATTTTTTAGAGGGAAATAAAAGTATTAAAGAGTTTACTGTTAATATTGATAAAAAAAGACCTCAGGTTAATATTATTTCAAATTCTTATGCCATTAGAAGAGGTGGTTCTGCTATTGTTATTGCCCAAGTTAATGATGAAAATTTAAAAGATGCTTATATCTCTTTTTCAAATCAAAAACGTTTTGAATTAATTCCTTTTTATAAAGAAGGATATTATATAGCTTTAATTGCTTGGCCTGTAGATGTAAAAGAATTTACAAAAGTTACATTAGTTGCAAGTGATAAAGCAAATAATCTTGTAAAAACAAAAATTCCTCTATATATAAGAAAATTAAAAATGAAAGATTCAAAGATAAATATTTCTTCCTCTTTTATTAAAAATGTAACGGTAAATGTATTAGAAACGAGTTCTTATAATGTTCCAAGTTCTTTAGAAGAAATTTTTGTAGAAGGTAATAATATTTTAAGAGCTAGCAATGTAAAAAGCATTGAAGATGTTTCTAGAAAATATATGAATAAAGAAATGATTTCTAAAATAGAGTTAAAAGCATTTAAACGCTTAAAAAACTCAGCAACTGCTGCAGGTTTTGCAAACAGACGGCATTATTATTTGGATGGGCAAAAAATTGATGAAGCTTGGCATTTAGGTATGGATTGGGCTTCATATAAAAGAGCTCCTATTAAAATATCAAATCCTGGACGCGTGATTTTTAATGATTATTTAGGAATTTACGGAAATACTGTTATAATTGACCATATTTTAGGTTTACAAACCTTATATGCACATACAAGTGCTACAAATGTTAATGTAGGTGATTATATCCAAGCAGGTGAGCAAATAGCTAATACAGGAACCACAGGTGCTGTATTAGGTGATCATTTACATTTTGGAGTTTTAGTTCAAGGTATTGAAGTTAATCCTTTAGAGTGGATGGACAAAACTTGGATGAAAAGTAGAATTTTTGATGTAATTGATGAAGCAAAGAAAGTGATAAATAATAAATGA
- the plsY gene encoding glycerol-3-phosphate 1-O-acyltransferase PlsY — protein MDFINENLFFYLLAYLVGSIPFGLLIAKTFAGVNIKELGSKSIGATNVLRVVKEINPSLAKKLAGATLVLDAIKGTIILLIASAYGLSMESLWAVAVLSIIGHCYSIYLGLEGGKGVATGLGVFLVLLPIPTLIGGLVWGFCAKVLKISSISSLLGLLAVVIAALVLNNGLEINSNVPMYLIMFIIYYKHIPNIVRLFKGEEKKAI, from the coding sequence ATGGATTTTATAAATGAAAATCTGTTTTTTTATTTATTGGCGTATTTAGTTGGTTCTATTCCTTTTGGTTTACTAATAGCGAAAACATTTGCAGGGGTTAATATCAAAGAATTGGGAAGTAAATCTATTGGAGCAACAAACGTTTTAAGAGTAGTAAAAGAAATTAATCCTTCTTTGGCTAAAAAACTTGCAGGGGCTACTTTGGTTCTTGATGCTATTAAAGGTACTATTATTTTATTAATTGCTTCTGCTTATGGATTAAGTATGGAAAGTTTATGGGCTGTAGCAGTATTATCAATTATTGGGCATTGTTACAGCATATATTTAGGGCTGGAAGGTGGAAAAGGAGTGGCTACTGGATTGGGTGTATTTTTAGTACTTCTTCCTATTCCTACTTTAATAGGAGGTCTTGTATGGGGCTTTTGTGCAAAAGTACTTAAAATCTCATCAATCTCATCTCTACTAGGTTTATTAGCCGTAGTAATAGCTGCACTAGTCTTAAACAATGGTTTAGAAATAAACTCAAATGTACCTATGTATTTAATTATGTTTATCATATATTATAAACACATACCTAATATTGTTAGATTGTTTAAAGGGGAAGAGAAAAAAGCTATCTAA
- a CDS encoding DUF448 domain-containing protein: MANLKKCLRTCIVCRSKLEKVDLLRLRCENKKLVPYNNYGRSFYICNQCLDVCFDVTDETKNLKSIKKLEKSLFRECKNKDEYLVQLKEILTHVRKSKSL, encoded by the coding sequence TTGGCAAATTTAAAAAAGTGTTTAAGAACGTGTATTGTCTGTAGAAGTAAACTTGAAAAAGTTGATTTATTAAGGCTAAGGTGTGAAAATAAAAAACTTGTACCATACAATAACTATGGCAGAAGTTTTTATATTTGTAACCAATGCTTAGATGTATGTTTCGATGTTACAGATGAAACAAAAAATCTAAAAAGTATAAAAAAACTAGAAAAATCACTTTTTAGAGAGTGTAAAAATAAAGATGAGTACCTTGTACAACTTAAGGAGATATTAACGCATGTCAGAAAAAGTAAGAGTTTATGA
- the infB gene encoding translation initiation factor IF-2, with product MSEKVRVYEIAEEAGASSNDVITKAKDLGIELKSPQSAVSYADAEEIANYIMTGKSSKLPQKVEEKKVPVKRAMKIVEKKEEEKTEVSTTEEKTSEVKKDESPKTETEVAKVEHTEAKVEVKVEVTAKPVVSEPVKNASDSRRIVPKRRGLKIVKKAKPAPVVKEEVFNNFSSSKKQMKSLSEILGNNSDDNKVAQAQRVRKEKKRVSAKAHEHGKVMHINNNQNHANEFNNSTSSLLGEEVVLLDMDLSDTSKLFEDERKKQQQAQQLRTTRPSAFGNRPRGLRRGKRKKRYTREEIIEDITAVTIPEDVRVYEFAEACGKSASEVITVLFGLGMLVTKNDFLKQDELEILGEEFGIEVTVKDALEDVNYIEDYAEEIDATNFVTRPPVVTIMGHVDHGKTSLLDKIRSAKVAASEAGGITQHITAYTITQNNEKITFVDTPGHAAFSAMRARGAAITDIIVIVVAADDGVKPQTEEVISHAKASGCPIIVAVNKMDKEAANMDMVKAQMAEKDLTPADWGGDVEFIGVSALTGKGIDDLLENILIQAEILELQADPTGKAKAAVVEATIEKGRGPVATIIVQNGTLRVGDNIVCDTTYGRVKALTNDAGKPVKELGLSETGNVLGLNMVPVAGAVMVAQDSDKEAKDIATTRAEHARAKELSKSTKVTLEEMSGLIAEGKIKQLPVIIKTDVSGSLEAIKGSLEKIRNDEVKVKVLHAAVGGITDSDLVLANASEGCIILGFNVRPTGSVKAKAKADGVTINTYTIIYDLIDDVKAALSGMMSAIIREENTGQAEVRDTFVVPKIGTVAGTVVTDGKVIKGGLARIIRDGVITYTGKIKSLKRFKDDVKEVSNGYECGIIFENFNDIKVGDFIETFIEIEEKVSIDD from the coding sequence ATGTCAGAAAAAGTAAGAGTTTATGAAATAGCTGAAGAGGCTGGAGCTAGTAGCAATGATGTTATTACGAAAGCAAAAGATTTAGGGATTGAACTAAAATCACCTCAGAGCGCAGTTTCATATGCAGATGCGGAAGAAATTGCAAATTATATAATGACGGGTAAAAGTTCAAAACTACCACAAAAAGTAGAAGAGAAAAAAGTACCTGTTAAAAGAGCAATGAAAATCGTAGAAAAAAAAGAAGAAGAAAAAACTGAAGTTTCTACAACAGAAGAAAAAACATCAGAAGTTAAAAAAGACGAAAGTCCTAAAACTGAAACAGAAGTTGCAAAAGTTGAACACACTGAGGCAAAAGTTGAAGTTAAAGTTGAAGTTACAGCTAAACCAGTTGTAAGTGAACCTGTAAAGAATGCCTCTGATTCAAGAAGAATTGTTCCAAAACGTAGAGGTTTAAAAATTGTTAAAAAAGCAAAACCAGCACCTGTTGTAAAAGAAGAAGTATTTAATAACTTCTCTTCATCAAAAAAACAAATGAAATCTTTAAGTGAAATACTTGGAAATAATTCAGATGATAATAAAGTAGCACAAGCTCAAAGAGTAAGAAAAGAAAAAAAGAGAGTTAGTGCAAAAGCTCATGAGCATGGTAAAGTTATGCATATCAATAACAATCAAAATCATGCTAATGAATTTAATAATTCTACTTCTTCATTATTAGGTGAAGAAGTTGTTTTATTAGATATGGATTTATCTGATACTTCAAAATTATTTGAAGATGAAAGAAAAAAACAACAACAAGCACAACAACTAAGAACTACAAGACCTTCTGCTTTTGGTAACAGACCTAGAGGTTTAAGACGTGGTAAACGTAAAAAAAGATATACAAGAGAAGAAATAATTGAAGATATTACAGCTGTTACTATTCCTGAAGATGTAAGAGTTTACGAATTTGCTGAAGCTTGTGGAAAATCCGCTTCTGAAGTTATTACTGTTTTATTTGGTTTAGGAATGTTAGTTACTAAAAATGACTTTTTAAAACAAGACGAATTAGAAATACTTGGTGAAGAATTTGGTATTGAAGTTACTGTTAAAGATGCATTAGAAGATGTAAATTATATTGAAGATTATGCAGAAGAAATTGATGCAACAAACTTTGTAACAAGACCACCAGTGGTTACTATAATGGGTCATGTTGATCATGGTAAAACATCTTTATTGGATAAAATCAGATCTGCAAAAGTTGCTGCTTCTGAAGCAGGTGGTATTACTCAACATATTACGGCTTATACAATTACACAAAATAATGAAAAAATTACTTTTGTTGATACTCCAGGACATGCTGCTTTCTCAGCTATGAGAGCTAGAGGAGCAGCCATTACTGATATTATTGTAATTGTTGTTGCTGCTGATGATGGGGTTAAACCTCAAACTGAAGAAGTAATTTCACATGCTAAAGCAAGTGGTTGTCCTATTATAGTTGCTGTTAACAAAATGGATAAAGAAGCTGCTAATATGGATATGGTTAAAGCTCAAATGGCAGAAAAAGATTTAACACCTGCTGATTGGGGTGGAGATGTTGAATTTATTGGAGTTTCTGCACTAACAGGTAAAGGAATTGATGATTTATTAGAAAATATTTTAATTCAAGCAGAAATTCTAGAATTACAAGCAGATCCTACTGGTAAAGCAAAAGCTGCTGTTGTTGAAGCTACTATTGAAAAAGGAAGAGGTCCCGTTGCAACTATTATAGTTCAAAATGGTACATTAAGAGTAGGTGACAATATTGTTTGTGATACTACTTACGGTAGAGTAAAAGCTTTAACTAACGATGCTGGAAAACCTGTAAAAGAATTAGGACTAAGTGAAACTGGAAATGTTTTAGGTTTAAATATGGTTCCAGTTGCTGGTGCTGTTATGGTTGCACAAGATTCGGATAAAGAAGCAAAAGATATCGCAACTACTAGAGCTGAGCATGCACGTGCTAAAGAATTGTCTAAATCTACTAAAGTTACTTTAGAAGAAATGTCAGGATTAATTGCTGAAGGTAAAATTAAACAATTACCAGTAATCATTAAAACAGATGTTTCAGGATCATTGGAAGCAATAAAAGGTTCATTAGAAAAAATTAGAAATGATGAAGTAAAAGTGAAAGTTTTACATGCTGCTGTTGGTGGGATTACTGATTCAGATTTAGTATTAGCAAATGCATCTGAGGGTTGTATTATCTTAGGATTTAATGTAAGACCTACTGGTTCTGTTAAAGCTAAAGCTAAAGCGGATGGTGTAACTATTAATACTTATACTATTATTTATGATTTAATTGACGATGTTAAAGCTGCATTATCTGGTATGATGTCAGCTATTATTAGAGAAGAAAATACTGGTCAAGCAGAAGTTAGAGATACTTTTGTTGTTCCTAAAATAGGAACAGTTGCAGGAACAGTTGTAACTGATGGTAAAGTAATTAAAGGTGGATTAGCACGAATCATTAGAGATGGTGTTATTACATATACTGGTAAAATTAAATCGCTTAAACGATTTAAAGACGATGTTAAAGAAGTATCAAATGGTTACGAATGTGGTATTATATTTGAAAACTTTAATGACATTAAAGTCGGAGATTTCATTGAAACATTCATTGAAATTGAAGAAAAAGTTAGTATAGACGACTAG